From the genome of Turicibacter faecis, one region includes:
- a CDS encoding Asp23/Gls24 family envelope stress response protein: MTVQIKNEYGRIDISREALSTVIGNATTECYGVVGMASKNLVKDGLAVVLGKENYSKGVTLRADENNKLIVDLYVIVGIGIKVSEVCFEIQKKVEYVIEKTFGEHVKEVNVFVQGVKGLDR; the protein is encoded by the coding sequence ATGACAGTCCAAATTAAAAATGAATATGGTCGAATTGATATTTCAAGAGAGGCTCTTTCAACAGTCATTGGGAATGCAACAACGGAATGTTATGGTGTTGTGGGGATGGCTTCAAAAAATTTAGTTAAAGATGGATTAGCCGTTGTTTTAGGAAAGGAAAACTATAGTAAAGGTGTTACACTTCGCGCAGATGAAAATAATAAATTAATTGTAGATTTATATGTTATTGTTGGAATCGGAATTAAAGTATCAGAAGTATGTTTTGAAATTCAGAAGAAGGTAGAATATGTGATCGAAAAAACTTTCGGTGAACACGTTAAAGAAGTTAATGTGTTTGTACAAGGAGTTAAAGGTTTAGATCGCTAG
- the rpmB gene encoding 50S ribosomal protein L28, whose product MARVCTVTGRRTKTGNARSHAMNASKRTWKSNVQKVKILVNGKPKKVYVSARALKSGKVERVY is encoded by the coding sequence ATGGCTCGTGTTTGTACAGTAACTGGACGTCGTACTAAAACTGGTAATGCTCGTTCACACGCTATGAACGCTTCAAAACGTACTTGGAAGTCTAACGTTCAAAAAGTTAAAATCTTAGTTAACGGTAAACCTAAAAAAGTATACGTTTCTGCTCGCGCATTAAAATCAGGAAAAGTAGAACGCGTTTATTAA
- the tnpA gene encoding IS200/IS605 family transposase — MANQTNSLSHTKWMCKYHIVFTPKYRRKIIYNQYKTSIRDILKQLCAYKGVEIIEGHLMPDHVHMLVSIPPKMSVSSFMGYLKGKSALMMFDKHANLKYKFGNRHFWAEGYYVSTVGLNEATIRKYIQDQEKHDIAMDKLSVKEYEDPFKG; from the coding sequence ATGGCGAATCAAACAAATAGTTTATCGCACACAAAATGGATGTGCAAATACCATATTGTGTTTACTCCTAAGTATAGACGAAAAATAATATATAATCAATATAAAACAAGTATAAGAGATATTTTAAAACAACTTTGTGCCTATAAAGGAGTTGAAATTATTGAAGGGCATTTAATGCCAGATCATGTACATATGTTAGTAAGTATTCCACCTAAAATGAGTGTATCTAGTTTTATGGGATATTTGAAAGGAAAGAGTGCATTGATGATGTTTGATAAACATGCAAATTTGAAATACAAATTTGGAAATCGGCATTTTTGGGCAGAAGGATATTATGTCAGTACGGTTGGCCTAAATGAGGCAACGATAAGGAAATATATTCAGGATCAGGAAAAGCATGATATTGCGATGGATAAATTAAGTGTAAAAGAATATGAAGACCCCTTTAAGGGGTAG
- the spoVM gene encoding stage V sporulation protein SpoVM, translated as MRFYTIKLPKWISVIIQSIMNVFKKH; from the coding sequence ATGAGATTCTATACAATCAAACTACCAAAATGGATCAGTGTTATTATTCAAAGTATTATGAATGTGTTCAAGAAACACTAA
- a CDS encoding thiamine diphosphokinase translates to MKVAVICGSHELYLDEKALADQFIIGVDRGAFHLLERGISPDLAIGDFDSVTPEEYDAVSQATRELIHLPCEKDETDTEAALNLALQRGASEVTLYGALGGRIDHTLANIRLLLQFVKKGLYVQLVGEKNRLTVLSKGEHHLEATAFKYLSFFALESTVTHLTLKNVKYPLVNYTLAQDDIRCISNETLGADYQVKFESGYLLMISSCD, encoded by the coding sequence ATGAAAGTCGCCGTTATCTGTGGTTCTCATGAATTATATTTAGATGAAAAGGCATTAGCAGATCAGTTTATTATAGGGGTGGATCGTGGAGCCTTTCATCTGCTTGAACGGGGAATTTCACCGGATTTAGCAATCGGAGATTTTGATTCCGTGACACCCGAAGAATATGATGCAGTTTCTCAAGCTACAAGGGAGCTTATTCATCTTCCTTGCGAAAAGGATGAAACAGACACTGAGGCTGCATTAAATCTAGCTTTGCAGCGAGGAGCGTCGGAAGTGACTCTTTATGGAGCGCTAGGAGGACGCATTGATCATACATTAGCCAATATTCGATTATTACTTCAGTTTGTCAAGAAGGGGCTTTACGTTCAACTTGTTGGTGAGAAAAATAGGTTGACGGTTCTTTCTAAGGGAGAGCATCACTTAGAGGCAACTGCTTTTAAATACCTTTCCTTTTTTGCATTAGAATCAACAGTGACTCATCTTACGTTAAAAAACGTTAAATACCCACTCGTAAACTATACATTAGCGCAGGATGATATTCGATGTATTAGTAATGAAACACTTGGAGCAGACTATCAAGTAAAATTTGAATCGGGTTATTTATTAATGATTTCGAGTTGTGATTAA
- the rpe gene encoding ribulose-phosphate 3-epimerase: MLKLAPSILAADFSKLAEEVQCVEQLGADYIHIDVMDGHFVPNITLGPGLIKCLRPHTSLPFDVHLMIENPDLFIQDFKEAGADIITVHVEACRHLHRTLQLIKQNGMACGVVLNPHTPLEMIKHVLHEVDWVLIMSVNPGFGGQTFIPEALNKIAILNEWRKKLELSFLIEVDGGVNEQTARLCEEAGADVVVAGSAVFNAPNRRVAIEQIKG, encoded by the coding sequence ATGTTAAAACTTGCACCTTCAATTTTAGCTGCTGATTTTTCAAAATTAGCGGAGGAAGTCCAATGTGTGGAACAGCTTGGAGCTGATTATATTCATATTGACGTAATGGATGGTCACTTTGTACCGAATATTACATTAGGACCGGGTCTAATTAAATGCTTACGTCCTCATACGTCATTACCTTTTGATGTTCATTTAATGATTGAAAATCCTGATTTATTTATTCAAGATTTCAAAGAAGCTGGGGCGGATATTATTACGGTACATGTGGAGGCATGTCGCCATTTACATCGTACTTTACAATTAATCAAACAAAATGGAATGGCATGCGGTGTCGTCTTAAACCCTCACACGCCACTTGAGATGATTAAACACGTCTTACATGAGGTAGATTGGGTGTTAATTATGTCTGTTAATCCAGGCTTTGGAGGGCAAACATTTATTCCTGAGGCATTAAATAAAATTGCGATTTTAAATGAATGGCGCAAAAAGTTAGAGTTATCTTTCTTAATTGAAGTTGATGGTGGGGTAAATGAACAGACAGCTCGCTTATGTGAGGAAGCTGGGGCCGATGTTGTTGTCGCGGGTTCAGCGGTATTTAATGCCCCAAATCGACGCGTTGCCATCGAACAGATCAAAGGTTAA
- the rsgA gene encoding ribosome small subunit-dependent GTPase A → MKKGIILKALSGFYYVEDLQTKELIQCRSRGLFRKKKITPLVGDSVHFTVEPDGNGYVMEILNRKNELVRPPIANVDLALVVFSVKEPDFSPKLLDRFLAVIEANQIEPIIVLTKMDLLTSEEQSLIAPIIQYYREIGYQVIETSSKQQFGLDGIKDLIRNQIVVICGQSGVGKSSLLNSMDQTLNIQVNEISKALGRGKHTTRHVELHKLSDGLIADTPGFSSLDLDQLEPNDLSECFVEFYQRSQDCKFRGCLHVNEPRCAVKEAVEVGEILPTRYENYLQFLTEIKSRKPKY, encoded by the coding sequence TTGAAAAAAGGAATTATTTTAAAGGCATTAAGCGGGTTTTATTACGTTGAAGATTTACAGACGAAAGAACTGATTCAATGTCGAAGTCGTGGATTATTTCGAAAAAAGAAAATTACTCCGCTTGTTGGTGATTCTGTTCACTTTACTGTAGAGCCCGATGGGAATGGGTATGTCATGGAGATTTTAAACCGTAAAAATGAGTTGGTTCGTCCACCCATTGCAAATGTTGATTTGGCATTAGTCGTTTTTTCGGTAAAAGAACCTGACTTTAGTCCTAAACTCTTGGATCGCTTTTTAGCTGTTATTGAAGCGAATCAAATCGAACCTATTATCGTTTTGACCAAAATGGACTTGTTAACGTCTGAGGAGCAATCTTTAATTGCGCCAATCATTCAGTATTATCGAGAAATTGGTTATCAAGTCATTGAAACTTCCTCGAAACAACAGTTTGGGTTAGATGGGATTAAGGATCTGATTCGCAATCAGATTGTCGTCATCTGTGGTCAATCAGGAGTTGGGAAGTCATCGTTATTAAATTCAATGGATCAAACACTAAATATTCAGGTGAATGAAATTTCGAAAGCGTTAGGACGTGGAAAACATACGACAAGGCATGTCGAACTTCATAAATTAAGTGATGGATTAATTGCAGATACGCCGGGATTTAGTTCGTTAGACTTAGACCAATTAGAACCTAATGATTTATCAGAGTGTTTTGTTGAATTTTACCAACGATCACAAGATTGTAAGTTCAGAGGATGCTTACACGTCAATGAGCCGCGTTGTGCGGTAAAGGAAGCGGTTGAGGTAGGAGAGATATTGCCAACAAGATACGAAAATTATCTACAATTCTTGACAGAAATTAAAAGCCGTAAACCGAAGTATTAA
- the pknB gene encoding Stk1 family PASTA domain-containing Ser/Thr kinase — MIIGTTINSRYDIKMLIGDGGMANVYLAYDRTLKRHVAIKMLRYELSKDEGFIKRFKRESAQVINLDHPNIVHVYTVGDYKQQPFIVMEYVNGKTLKDYLREHGALDPQTAIHVMTQLAEGVLYAHQNKIIHRDLKSQNIMITEDQVVKITDFGIALSSNEADITQTNTIMGSVHYLAPELARGNLATERSDIYALGIILYELLTGDVPFKGEGAVNIALQHLEAEMPSIKLVNDQLPNSLDNIISRCTSKQPSERYRSVDELLVSLRSALQMDRVDEPLLTDLQEEDLEKTMVMTDLKKEVSEKMAKQPTEKTKRRRKTNTGKKFGFLNSAILVSFSIFLAGAMLLYFIIIYHPAHSKVAEVYIPDVTQKTLKEAEQELKKLNLKYGKVIYIEDEEYEDGDIFKTSPAVGTRVKVKSNVTLYVAKEPEKEKKKTNKKE, encoded by the coding sequence ATGATAATCGGAACAACGATTAATTCACGCTATGACATTAAAATGTTAATTGGCGATGGGGGGATGGCTAATGTTTATTTAGCGTACGATCGTACGTTAAAAAGACACGTAGCAATTAAAATGTTGCGTTATGAATTGTCAAAAGATGAGGGGTTTATTAAACGGTTTAAACGCGAATCGGCTCAGGTGATTAATTTAGATCATCCGAATATTGTTCATGTTTATACCGTGGGTGATTATAAACAACAACCGTTTATTGTCATGGAGTATGTTAATGGTAAAACATTAAAAGACTATTTGCGTGAGCATGGGGCACTGGATCCACAAACTGCGATTCATGTCATGACCCAGTTGGCGGAAGGGGTCCTATACGCTCACCAAAATAAGATTATTCATCGTGATTTAAAATCACAAAATATTATGATTACAGAGGATCAGGTTGTAAAAATTACTGACTTTGGAATTGCACTCTCAAGTAACGAGGCCGATATTACTCAAACGAATACCATTATGGGATCAGTGCATTATTTAGCACCAGAATTAGCCCGTGGTAATTTAGCTACAGAGCGCTCAGATATTTATGCGTTAGGGATCATTTTATATGAGTTACTGACGGGCGATGTTCCTTTTAAAGGAGAGGGAGCCGTTAATATCGCGTTACAGCATTTAGAAGCAGAGATGCCATCTATTAAATTAGTGAACGATCAATTGCCAAATAGTCTAGATAATATTATTAGCCGTTGTACATCAAAACAACCGAGTGAACGTTATCGTAGTGTAGATGAATTGCTTGTCAGTTTACGTTCAGCACTGCAAATGGATCGTGTTGATGAACCTCTACTCACTGATTTACAAGAGGAAGATCTTGAAAAAACGATGGTGATGACGGACCTTAAAAAGGAGGTATCGGAAAAAATGGCGAAGCAGCCAACAGAAAAAACTAAAAGGCGACGAAAAACCAATACCGGAAAGAAGTTTGGTTTCTTAAATTCAGCCATTTTAGTTTCATTTTCTATTTTCTTAGCCGGTGCAATGTTACTTTACTTTATTATTATTTACCATCCAGCGCATAGTAAAGTTGCAGAGGTTTATATCCCAGATGTTACCCAAAAGACGTTAAAAGAAGCAGAACAAGAATTGAAAAAACTGAATCTGAAATATGGAAAAGTGATTTATATTGAAGACGAGGAATATGAAGACGGGGATATTTTTAAAACTTCACCAGCCGTAGGAACACGTGTGAAGGTTAAATCGAATGTAACCCTTTATGTGGCAAAAGAGCCTGAAAAGGAAAAGAAGAAAACAAATAAGAAAGAATAG